Proteins encoded in a region of the Perognathus longimembris pacificus isolate PPM17 chromosome 11, ASM2315922v1, whole genome shotgun sequence genome:
- the Cd1e gene encoding T-cell surface glycoprotein CD1e, membrane-associated isoform X3 has product MLFLFLLFFRGLVWNGESTADPFELQISGGCTTQTGKAYERFLNGAYQGLDLLSFQGGSWEPAPGAGKQAQNICRVLNQYLIVKKIVQSLLSDFCPPLLASLREAGKSELEQQMKPEVWLSSGPSPGPGHLRLVCHVSGFHPKPVWVMWMRGNQEQAGTRQGDVLPNADETWYLRATLDVAAGQAAGLSCRVKHSSLGGHDIVIPWGGHSILITLLCLTVIVALVMVILHACWRKQSSNQSVHSPHMSNSAFPTETKAQDPRDPTHQLYLAQESWIKNRILAWKRSLNQCW; this is encoded by the exons ATCCGTTTGAGCTCCAGATATCTGGTGGGTGCACCACGCAAACTGGGAAAGCCTACGAGAGGTTCTTAAATGGAGCCTACCAGGGATTAGATCTCCTGAGTTTTCAAGGAGGTTCCTGGGAGCCAGCTCCAGGTGCAGGAAAGCAGGCTCAGAACATCTGCAGAGTGCTCAACCAATATCTGATCGTTAAGAAAATAGTGCAGAGCCTTCTCAGTGACTTCTGCCCTCCGCTTCTGGCAAGTCTTCGTGAAGCAGGGAAGTCGGAACTGGAGCAGCAAA TGAAGCCTGAAGTCTGGCTGTCCAGtggccccagtcctgggcctggccaTCTGCGGCTGGTGTGTCATGTCTCTGGCTTCCATCCAAAGCCTGTGTGGGTGATGTGGATGCGAGGTAACCAAGAGCAAGCAGGCACTCGGCAAGGTGATGTCCTTCCCAACGCAGATGAGACCTGGTACCTGCGAGCAACCCTGGATGTAGCGGCTGGGCAGGCAGCTGGACTGTCTTGTCGAGTGAAGCACAGCAGTCTGGGAGGGCATGACATAGTCATCCCCTGGG GTGGGCACTCCATCCTCATAACATTGCTGTGTCTGACTGTCATAGTTGCCCTGGTCATGGTCATACTGCATGCGTGCTGGAGAAAGCAAAG TTCAAATCAGAGTGTCCATTCTCCCCATATGTCCAACTCTGCCTTTCCTACggaaaccaaggcccaggaccccagggatccaacccatcagctctactTGGCACAAGAATCATGGATCAAAAACAGAATCCTGGCATGGAAAAGAAGCTTGAATCAGTGTTGGTGA
- the Cd1e gene encoding T-cell surface glycoprotein CD1e, membrane-associated isoform X2, which translates to MLFLFLLFFRGLVWNGESTAASQPMEWHYPAAAEPLSFRIAHTSSFVNHSLAYTQCSGWLGELQTYRWDQVSDTIRFVKPWSHGNFSKEQWQKLQALFLLFIHGFTLEVQNFASQFQFELKPEVWLSSGPSPGPGHLRLVCHVSGFHPKPVWVMWMRGNQEQAGTRQGDVLPNADETWYLRATLDVAAGQAAGLSCRVKHSSLGGHDIVIPWGGHSILITLLCLTVIVALVMVILHACWRKQSSNQSVHSPHMSNSAFPTETKAQDPRDPTHQLYLAQESWIKNRILAWKRSLNQCW; encoded by the exons catcCCAGCCTATGGAATGGCATTATCCAGCAGCAGCAGAGCCCCTGTCCTTCAGAATAGCCCACACCTCCTCCTTTGTCAACCACAGCTTGGCATACACCCAATGCTCAGGCTGGCTAGGTGAGCTACAGACTTACCGCTGGGACCAAGTCTCGGACACCATTCGCTTTGTGAAGCCCTGGTCCCATGGGAATTTCAGCAAGGAACAGTGGCAGAAGCTGCAGGCACTGTTCCTGTTGTTTATCCATGGCTTCACCCTGGAAGTGCAGAACTTTGCCAGTCAGTTCCAGTTTGAAT TGAAGCCTGAAGTCTGGCTGTCCAGtggccccagtcctgggcctggccaTCTGCGGCTGGTGTGTCATGTCTCTGGCTTCCATCCAAAGCCTGTGTGGGTGATGTGGATGCGAGGTAACCAAGAGCAAGCAGGCACTCGGCAAGGTGATGTCCTTCCCAACGCAGATGAGACCTGGTACCTGCGAGCAACCCTGGATGTAGCGGCTGGGCAGGCAGCTGGACTGTCTTGTCGAGTGAAGCACAGCAGTCTGGGAGGGCATGACATAGTCATCCCCTGGG GTGGGCACTCCATCCTCATAACATTGCTGTGTCTGACTGTCATAGTTGCCCTGGTCATGGTCATACTGCATGCGTGCTGGAGAAAGCAAAG TTCAAATCAGAGTGTCCATTCTCCCCATATGTCCAACTCTGCCTTTCCTACggaaaccaaggcccaggaccccagggatccaacccatcagctctactTGGCACAAGAATCATGGATCAAAAACAGAATCCTGGCATGGAAAAGAAGCTTGAATCAGTGTTGGTGA
- the Cd1e gene encoding T-cell surface glycoprotein CD1e, membrane-associated isoform X1 codes for MLFLFLLFFRGLVWNGESTAASQPMEWHYPAAAEPLSFRIAHTSSFVNHSLAYTQCSGWLGELQTYRWDQVSDTIRFVKPWSHGNFSKEQWQKLQALFLLFIHGFTLEVQNFASQFQFEYPFELQISGGCTTQTGKAYERFLNGAYQGLDLLSFQGGSWEPAPGAGKQAQNICRVLNQYLIVKKIVQSLLSDFCPPLLASLREAGKSELEQQMKPEVWLSSGPSPGPGHLRLVCHVSGFHPKPVWVMWMRGNQEQAGTRQGDVLPNADETWYLRATLDVAAGQAAGLSCRVKHSSLGGHDIVIPWGGHSILITLLCLTVIVALVMVILHACWRKQSSNQSVHSPHMSNSAFPTETKAQDPRDPTHQLYLAQESWIKNRILAWKRSLNQCW; via the exons catcCCAGCCTATGGAATGGCATTATCCAGCAGCAGCAGAGCCCCTGTCCTTCAGAATAGCCCACACCTCCTCCTTTGTCAACCACAGCTTGGCATACACCCAATGCTCAGGCTGGCTAGGTGAGCTACAGACTTACCGCTGGGACCAAGTCTCGGACACCATTCGCTTTGTGAAGCCCTGGTCCCATGGGAATTTCAGCAAGGAACAGTGGCAGAAGCTGCAGGCACTGTTCCTGTTGTTTATCCATGGCTTCACCCTGGAAGTGCAGAACTTTGCCAGTCAGTTCCAGTTTGAAT ATCCGTTTGAGCTCCAGATATCTGGTGGGTGCACCACGCAAACTGGGAAAGCCTACGAGAGGTTCTTAAATGGAGCCTACCAGGGATTAGATCTCCTGAGTTTTCAAGGAGGTTCCTGGGAGCCAGCTCCAGGTGCAGGAAAGCAGGCTCAGAACATCTGCAGAGTGCTCAACCAATATCTGATCGTTAAGAAAATAGTGCAGAGCCTTCTCAGTGACTTCTGCCCTCCGCTTCTGGCAAGTCTTCGTGAAGCAGGGAAGTCGGAACTGGAGCAGCAAA TGAAGCCTGAAGTCTGGCTGTCCAGtggccccagtcctgggcctggccaTCTGCGGCTGGTGTGTCATGTCTCTGGCTTCCATCCAAAGCCTGTGTGGGTGATGTGGATGCGAGGTAACCAAGAGCAAGCAGGCACTCGGCAAGGTGATGTCCTTCCCAACGCAGATGAGACCTGGTACCTGCGAGCAACCCTGGATGTAGCGGCTGGGCAGGCAGCTGGACTGTCTTGTCGAGTGAAGCACAGCAGTCTGGGAGGGCATGACATAGTCATCCCCTGGG GTGGGCACTCCATCCTCATAACATTGCTGTGTCTGACTGTCATAGTTGCCCTGGTCATGGTCATACTGCATGCGTGCTGGAGAAAGCAAAG TTCAAATCAGAGTGTCCATTCTCCCCATATGTCCAACTCTGCCTTTCCTACggaaaccaaggcccaggaccccagggatccaacccatcagctctactTGGCACAAGAATCATGGATCAAAAACAGAATCCTGGCATGGAAAAGAAGCTTGAATCAGTGTTGGTGA
- the Cd1e gene encoding T-cell surface glycoprotein CD1e, membrane-associated isoform X4, translating into MLFLFLLFFRGLVWNGESTAVKPEVWLSSGPSPGPGHLRLVCHVSGFHPKPVWVMWMRGNQEQAGTRQGDVLPNADETWYLRATLDVAAGQAAGLSCRVKHSSLGGHDIVIPWGGHSILITLLCLTVIVALVMVILHACWRKQSSNQSVHSPHMSNSAFPTETKAQDPRDPTHQLYLAQESWIKNRILAWKRSLNQCW; encoded by the exons TGAAGCCTGAAGTCTGGCTGTCCAGtggccccagtcctgggcctggccaTCTGCGGCTGGTGTGTCATGTCTCTGGCTTCCATCCAAAGCCTGTGTGGGTGATGTGGATGCGAGGTAACCAAGAGCAAGCAGGCACTCGGCAAGGTGATGTCCTTCCCAACGCAGATGAGACCTGGTACCTGCGAGCAACCCTGGATGTAGCGGCTGGGCAGGCAGCTGGACTGTCTTGTCGAGTGAAGCACAGCAGTCTGGGAGGGCATGACATAGTCATCCCCTGGG GTGGGCACTCCATCCTCATAACATTGCTGTGTCTGACTGTCATAGTTGCCCTGGTCATGGTCATACTGCATGCGTGCTGGAGAAAGCAAAG TTCAAATCAGAGTGTCCATTCTCCCCATATGTCCAACTCTGCCTTTCCTACggaaaccaaggcccaggaccccagggatccaacccatcagctctactTGGCACAAGAATCATGGATCAAAAACAGAATCCTGGCATGGAAAAGAAGCTTGAATCAGTGTTGGTGA